The following DNA comes from Ornithinimicrobium avium.
TGTCCGGGTCGGGCAGGACGTAGGCTTGGGCCCATGTGTGGAATCGTCGGATATGTCGGCCCCCAGGTCGGCGACAAGGCCCTGGACGTCGTCATGGAGGGCCTGGGTCGCCTGGAGTACCGCGGCTACGACTCGGCCGGCGTCGCGCTCGTCGGGGACGGCAAGGTCGAGACGCGCAAGCGGGCCGGCAAGCTGGCCAACCTGCGCCAGGCCCTGGCCGAGGCCGACCTCCCGCAGACCGCGACCGCGATCGGCCACACCCGGTGGGCCACCCACGGCGGCCCTACGGACGCCAACGCCCACCCGCACCGCGGTGGCCACGACGGCAAGCTCGCGCTGGTGCACAACGGGATCATCGAGAACTTCCACGGGCTCAGGGGGCGGCTCGAGGCCGAGGGCGTCACGTTCACCTCCGAGACCGACACCGAGGTCGTGGCCCACCTGCTCAGCGCCGCGGTCGACCGCACCGGCGACCTCACCGAGGCGATGCGCGAGACGGTCGCCGACCTGGAGGGTGCCTTCACCCTGCTGGCGGTGCACGCCGAGCAGCCGCGCACGGTCGTCGGGGCGCGCCGCAACAGCCCGCTCGTCGTCGGCCTGGGCGAGGGAGAGAACTTCCTCGGCTCCGACGTGGCCGCCTTCATCGGCTACACCAAGCAGGCGATGGAGCTGGGCCAGGACCAGATCGTGACGATCACGCCCGACACCTACGCGGTGATCAACTTCGACGGGACGCCCTCGGACGGCAAGGCCTACGAGGTCACCTGGGACGCGGCCGCCGCCGAGAAGGGCGGCTACGACACCTTCATGGAGAAGGAGATCCACGACCAGCCGCACGCCGTGCGCGACACGCTCATCGGCCGCACCGACGCCCGCGGCGACCTGGCCCTGGACGAGCTGCACATCGACGAGGACGAGCTGCGCGCGGTGACCAAGATCGTCATCGTGGCCTGCGGCACCGCCTCCTACGCCGGCATGGTCGCCAAGTACGCCATCGAGCACTGGACCCGGATCCCGGTGGAGGTGGAGCTCGCCCACGAGTTCAGGTACCGCGACCCGGTCATCGACGAGCACACGCTGGTGGTGTCGATCTCCCAGTCCGGCGAGACGATGGACACACTCATGGCGGTGCGCCACGCCAAGGAGCTGGGGGCCATGACGGTCTCCATCTGCAACACCCACGGCTCGACCATCCCGCGCGAGTCCGACGCCGTCCTCTACACGCACGCGGGCCCGGAGATCGCGGTCGCCTCGACCAAGGCCTTCCTGGCCCAGATCACCGCCAGCTACATCCTCGGCCTCTACCTCGCCGCCCTCCGCGGCACCAGCTACGGCCAGGCGGCGGCGGAGATCATGGCCGAGCTGCAGGCCATCCCCGACAAGATCGAGGCCCTGCTGGGCACGATGGACCGGGTCAAGGAGATCGCCTACTACATGGCCGACTCCCGCGCGGTGCTCTTCCTCGGGCGCCACGTGGGCTACCCGGTCGCGATGGAGGGTGCGCTGAAGCTCAAGGAGCTGGCCTACATCCACGCCGAGGGCTTCGCGGCCGGCGAGCTCAAGCACGGCCCGATCGCGCTCATCGAGCCGGGCCAGCCGGTCTTCGTCATCGTCCCCTCGCCGAGCAGCGAGCACGGGCTCCACGGCAAGGTCGTCTCCAACATCCAGGAGATCCGCGCCCGCGGCGCCCGCACGCTCGTCATCGCCGAGGAGGGCGACGAGGACGTCGTGCCCTTCGCCGACGTCGTCATCCGCGTCCCCCGCACCAGCCCGCTGCTGGCGCCGCTGCTCACCGTCGTCCCGCTGCAGGTCTTCGCGCTCCAGCTGTCGACGGCCAAGGGCCTGGACGTGGACCAGCCGCGCAACCTGGCCAAGTCGGTCACGGTCGAGTAGGGCGTGGCGAGCGGCGTGGACGCGGGGCCGGCGTGATCATCGGACTGGGGATCGACGTCGTCGACGTCGCCCGCTTCGCCGCCCGCATCGAGGCCAACCCGCGCCTGGCCGAGCGCCTCTTCACCCCCGAGGAGCGGGGCCTGCGGCCCGAGTCGATGGCGGCACGGTTCGCGGCCAAGGAGGCGCTGGCCAAGGCGCTCGGCGCCCCCGTCGGGCTGCGCTGGACGGATGCCTGGGTGGTCCGCGACAGCACCGGCCGTCCGCACCTGCGCACCCAGGGCACGGTCCGGGCGCGCGCCGACGAGCTCGGCATCCACCACCTGCACGTCTCGCTCTCCCACGACGCCGGGATCGCCTCCGCGGTCGTCGTCGCGGAGGACTAGATGCTGCGCGGGTATGCGGTCCCCGACGTCCGCGCGGTCGAGGACCGGGTGCGTGCCGGCCTGGGCGACGGCGAGCTGATGCAGCGGGCCGCGCGCGGACTCGCCCACGTCGTCGCCGAGCGGGCCCGCGCCCGCCGCGCGCGGCACGTGGTCGTGCTCGCCGGACCCGGCGACAACGGGGGCGACGCGCTGTGGGCCGCCGCGCTGCTGGCCCGCGAGGGGCTGCTGGACGACGGACCCGCGCGGGACGGGCTCATGGTGGTGGGCGTCGCGCACGGCCTGCACGAGGCCGGACAGGACGCTGCCGAACGGGCCGGCGTCCAGGTGCACCTCGTGGACCCCGACGCCGACCTGGCCGCCGAGGTCGCCCGCACCGTCTCGTCCGCGGACCTGGTGGTCGACGGCCTGCTCGGCATCGGCGGACGCCCCGGCCTGCGGGGCGCCATGGCGCAGGTGGTGGCCGCGGTGCGGGAGACCGCATACGTCGTCGCGGTGGACCTGCCCAGCGGGGCCGACCCTGCGGGGGAGGCGCAGCTCGGGACCGCGGTGCACGCGGACGAGACGGTGACCTTCGGGGTGGCCAAGCCGGTGCACCTCCTGCCCGCGACCGCTGACGCCGTCGGCCGGCTGACCGTCGTCGACATCGGCCTCGCCCTCCACGTCTCGCCGGTCGTGGAGCGGCTGCAGCCCGACGACGTCGCGACGCTGTGGCCGGTGCCGGGCCGGCAGGACCACAAGTACTCGCGCGGTGTCGTCGGCGTCGTCGCGGGCAGCGACCGCTACCCGGGCGCAGCCGTGCTGTGCAGCACCGCGGCCCTCGAGTCGGGCGCCGGGATGGTGCGCTACGTCGGGCCGCAGCACGCCACGGACCTCGTCCTGGCCGCCTGCCCCGAGGTGGTTCCCGGTCCGGGGCGGGTGCAGGCGGCCGT
Coding sequences within:
- the glmS gene encoding glutamine--fructose-6-phosphate transaminase (isomerizing) gives rise to the protein MCGIVGYVGPQVGDKALDVVMEGLGRLEYRGYDSAGVALVGDGKVETRKRAGKLANLRQALAEADLPQTATAIGHTRWATHGGPTDANAHPHRGGHDGKLALVHNGIIENFHGLRGRLEAEGVTFTSETDTEVVAHLLSAAVDRTGDLTEAMRETVADLEGAFTLLAVHAEQPRTVVGARRNSPLVVGLGEGENFLGSDVAAFIGYTKQAMELGQDQIVTITPDTYAVINFDGTPSDGKAYEVTWDAAAAEKGGYDTFMEKEIHDQPHAVRDTLIGRTDARGDLALDELHIDEDELRAVTKIVIVACGTASYAGMVAKYAIEHWTRIPVEVELAHEFRYRDPVIDEHTLVVSISQSGETMDTLMAVRHAKELGAMTVSICNTHGSTIPRESDAVLYTHAGPEIAVASTKAFLAQITASYILGLYLAALRGTSYGQAAAEIMAELQAIPDKIEALLGTMDRVKEIAYYMADSRAVLFLGRHVGYPVAMEGALKLKELAYIHAEGFAAGELKHGPIALIEPGQPVFVIVPSPSSEHGLHGKVVSNIQEIRARGARTLVIAEEGDEDVVPFADVVIRVPRTSPLLAPLLTVVPLQVFALQLSTAKGLDVDQPRNLAKSVTVE
- a CDS encoding holo-ACP synthase, which translates into the protein MIIGLGIDVVDVARFAARIEANPRLAERLFTPEERGLRPESMAARFAAKEALAKALGAPVGLRWTDAWVVRDSTGRPHLRTQGTVRARADELGIHHLHVSLSHDAGIASAVVVAED
- a CDS encoding bifunctional ADP-dependent NAD(P)H-hydrate dehydratase/NAD(P)H-hydrate epimerase encodes the protein MLRGYAVPDVRAVEDRVRAGLGDGELMQRAARGLAHVVAERARARRARHVVVLAGPGDNGGDALWAAALLAREGLLDDGPARDGLMVVGVAHGLHEAGQDAAERAGVQVHLVDPDADLAAEVARTVSSADLVVDGLLGIGGRPGLRGAMAQVVAAVRETAYVVAVDLPSGADPAGEAQLGTAVHADETVTFGVAKPVHLLPATADAVGRLTVVDIGLALHVSPVVERLQPDDVATLWPVPGRQDHKYSRGVVGVVAGSDRYPGAAVLCSTAALESGAGMVRYVGPQHATDLVLAACPEVVPGPGRVQAAVVGPGIDPQGCDHEDCEDHQVERVREALGEDVPLVVDAGAVQLLATWLDSGHRRPAPTLLTPHAGELAGLLTAMEDGEVTREQVEAAPLEHARRAAALTSCTVLLKGATTLVVDPDPEVPVRAQADAPPWLATAGAGDVLAGLAGVLLAAGLEARDAGSLAALVHGLAAHRANPGGPLRALAVAHSIPSTVAALLTG